Proteins from one Scleropages formosus chromosome 14, fSclFor1.1, whole genome shotgun sequence genomic window:
- the LOC108931721 gene encoding cysteine and tyrosine-rich protein 1-like, protein MDHRHTWTALLDWTLMRNWLLLGVFAGPSSGQCAACLDYCCDGTPEFCCSYYTYVGSVLSGTAISGVVFAVVFLMGAAAAVFLCLCMCVKKGRSSRVGVLRASNISTVTPGYPGPPPPYSYDYLMYPHHVLPPPYTPNPAVMSSYAPPPPYPGYTWK, encoded by the exons ATGGATCACCGGCACACCTGGACTGCTCTCCTGGACTGGACCCTCATGAGGAACTGGCTGCTGCTGGGAGTCTTTGCAG GTCCGAGCTCCGGCCAGTGCGCagcctgtctggactactgctgTGACGGGACACCTGAGTTCTGCTGCTCCTACTACACCTACGTGGGGAGCGTCCTCTC GGGAACAGCCATCTCAGGCGTTGTGTTTGCCGTGGTGTTTCTCATGGGCGCCGCAGCAGCTGTTTTCCTCTgcctgtgcatgtgtgtgaaaaaaGGGCGGAGCTCCAGGGTGGGAGTCCTCAGAGCCTCCAACATCAGCACCGTCACCCCGGGATACCCTG GACCTCCTCCACCCTACAGTTACGACTATTTAATGTACCCACATCATGTCCTGCCTCCACCCTACACCCCAAACCCAGCTGTGATGAGCAGCtatgccccacccccaccgtaCCCTGGTTACACGTGGAAGTAG
- the atp5pf gene encoding ATP synthase peripheral stalk subunit F6, mitochondrial, translating into MPLPHVTRLLRRSVSPVLRRNVGLSAALLSRAKELDPVQKLFLDKIRDYDSKSKAAGGVVDTGPAYEKNLSEEIGKLQRLYGGGDLTTFPEFKFPEPKLEEVVAK; encoded by the exons atgCCGCTGCCCCACGTGACCCGGCTGCTGCGACGCTCCGTGTCGCCCGTCCTGCGGAGGAACGTCGGCCTGTCGGCGGCGCTCTTGAGCCGCGCCAAGGAACTGGACCCCGTGCAGAAGCTCTTCCTCGACAAGATCCGCGACTACGACAGCAAGAGCAA AGCCGCGGGGGGCGTCGTCGATACGGGTCCCGCCTACGAGAAGAACCTCTCTGAGGAGATCGGCAAACTGCAGCGCCTCTATGGGGGCGGAGACCTCACCACGTTCCCGGAATTTAAGTTCCCAG AGCCTAAGCTGGAGGAAGTGGTGGCCAAGTGA
- the LOC108931705 gene encoding A disintegrin and metalloproteinase with thrombospondin motifs 1-like yields the protein MRRFFLASVFALLCGACGARRGQREHGGAWEEDTGVPLRLDPPTAPGEEKEDTRLYQVDAFGTRFVLELRADPSAPPPGLAPQRCLFSGSVNRDPRSAAALHVCDGLRGGFRLGGDDYLIEPRTVGGRSDTHVVRRRRRAHLSVKTCGVREEEEEQRAPGGSPFASASPPGRRLSRRSVSAPRFVEMLLVADESMVRFHGEQLRSYLLTLVAMASRFYRHPSVRNSISLSVAKVLVLPEGQQDLNVTSNAALMLRTFCQWQQQHNPASDRNPEHYDTAMLFTRQDLCGSHSCNTLGMAEVGTICDPKRSCGIIQDDGLQAGFTLAHELGHVLNMMHDDSAHCTGMNRVPHTSHMMAPILSNLDQQQPWSPCSALTVTSFLDSGHGQCLLDRPQAPQPLPKALPGTMYDAERQCQLSFGKGSRHCADLGAACAVLWCTVPGDGDRNQLMCQTKNFPWADGTPCGNDGRCLSGRCLSDRQAAGYKTPVNGRWGAWGAWGDCSRSCGGGVQYSLRECDNPTPRNGGKYCEGKRMRYRSCNTLPCPIGTGLSFREEQCLAHNVMSSTSPLIPGSGVEWVPKYAGVPPKDRCKLMCRAKGTGYYLVLNSKVMDGTPCSPDSTSVCVQGQCVKAGCDRVIGSGRRLDRCGVCGGDGSTCEKVSGQMERARLGYQDVVTVPAGATELDVKQRSEAGNRPDNSFLAVRRQDGTYLLNGEYRLALHETDVTLQGALLRYSGSSAALERLRILAPLPEPLTIQVLSVGDSPRPRIRYSYFAPLPAGRRSSANAIGGVGGAEWVLREWGACSRSCGGGEQRRDILCLDSRGRPSSECPAELRPPLARPCAAQPCPSWSLGAWSPCSASCGRGFRRRALQCLSYDGRSLDHGSCDAKRRPQPLLALCSLGSC from the exons ATGCGGCGCTTTTTCCTCGCGTCTGTCTTCGCGCTGCTCTGTGGCGCCTGTGGCGCGCGGCGCGGGCAGCGCGAGCACGGCGGCGCGTGGGAGGAGGACACGGGGGTCCCTCTTCGCCTCGACCCCCCGACGGCCCCcggggaggagaaggaggacaccCGGCTCTATCAGGTGGACGCGTTCGGCACGCGCTTCGTGCTCGAGCTGCGCGCGGACCCCAGCGCCCCGCCTCCCGGGCTCGCGCCGCAACGGTGCCTCTTCTCGGGCTCTGTGAACCGGGACCCCCGCTCCGCCGCCGCGCTGCACGTGTGTGACGGGCTCAGGGGGGGCTTCCGGCTGGGCGGGGACGACTACCTGATCGAACCCAGGACGGTGGGGGGGCGGAGCGACACGCACGTGGtccgcaggaggaggagggcgcaCCTGAGTGTCAAAACATGCGGAGtccgggaggaggaggaagagcagagggcACCAGGCGGCTCCCCCTTCGCCAGCGCTTCCCCCCCAG ggaggCGCCTCTCCCGCCGCTCCGTCTCCGCCCCGCGCTTCGTGGAGATGCTGCTGGTGGCCGACGAGTCCATGGTCCGTTTCCACGGCGAGCAGCTGCGCTCCTACCTGCTGACGCTGGTCGCCATGGCGTCGCGATTCTACCGCCACCCGTCGGTGCGCAACTCCATCAGCCTGTCGGTGGCGAAGGTGCTGGTGCTGCCGGAGGGCCAGCAGGACCTGAACGTGACGTCCAACGCAGCCCTGATGCTGCGCACCTTCTGccagtggcagcagcagcacaacccAGCGAGCGACCGGAACCCGGAGCACTACGACACGGCCATGCTCTTCACCAGACAG GACCTGTGTGGGTCTCACTCATGCAACACACTGGGAATGGCTGAAGTGGGAACCATCTGTGACCCCAAGAGGAGCTGCGGCATCATTCAAGACGATGGTCTGCAGGCCGGATTCACTCTGGCTCATGAGCTTG GGCACGTGCTCAACATGATGCACGACGACTCGGCGCACTGCACTGGTATGAACAGGGTTCCGCACACCTCGCACATGATGGCGCCCATCCTGTCGAACCTGGACCAGCAGCAGCCGTGGTCACCCTGCAGCGCCCTCACGGTCACCTCCTTCCTGGACAGCGGTCACG GCCAGTGTCTGCTGGATAGACCGCAGGCGCCGCAGCCACTGCCCAAAGCTCTGCCGGGCACAATGTACGACGCCGAGCGCCAGTGCCAGCTCAGCTTCGGCAAAGGCTCCCGCCACTGCGCAGACCTGGGCGCCGCGTGCGCTGTGCTCTGGTGCACCGTGCCGGGAGACGGCGACCGCAACCAGCTCATGTGCCAGACCAAGAACTTCCCCTGGGCGGACGGCACCCCCTGCGGCAACGACGGCCGCTGCCTCTCCGGCCGCTGCCTCAGCGACAGGCAGGCCGCCGGCTACAAG ACCCCTGTGAACGGCCGCTGGGGTGCCTGGGGTGCCTGGGGGGACTGCTCGCGCTCCTGCGGCGGAGGGGTGCAGTACTCCTTGCGGGAGTGCGACAACCCCACGCCCCGCAACGGGGGCAAGTACTGCGAAGGCAAGAGGATGCGCTACCGCTCGTGTAACACGCTGCCCTGCCCAATCGGCACCG GCCTGTCCTTCCGGGAGGAGCAGTGTCTTGCGCACAACGTCATGTCCTCCACATCGCCATTAATTCCCGGCTCCGGGGTCGAGTGGGTGCCCAAATACGCCGGCGTCCCCCCGAAGGACCGCTGCAAACTCATGTGCCGCGCCAAAGGGACAGGCTACTACCTTGTCCTCAACTCCAAG GTGATGGATGGAACCCCCTGCAGCCCCGACAGCACCTCGGTGTGCGTTCAAGGCCAGTGTGTAAAGGCCGGTTGTGACCGGGTCATCGGCTCCGGCCGCAGGTTGGACAGGTGCGGAGTCTGCGGAGGGGACGGATCCACATGCGAGAAGGTGTCTGGGCAGATGGAGCGAGCCAG GCTCGGCTACCAGGACGTGGTCACAGTCCCGGCGGGAGCCACGGAGCTGGATGTCAAGCAGCGCTCGGAAGCAGGGAATCGCCCTGACAACAGCTTCCTCGCCGTCCGACGCCAGGACGGCACCTACCTGCTGAACGGCGAGTACCGGCTGGCGCTGCACGAGACGGACGTGACCCTCCAGGGGGCGTTGCTGCGCTACAGCGGCTCGTCAGCTGCCCTCGAACGTCTCCGCATCTTGGCACCGCTACCCGAACCGctcaccatccaggtgctgtccGTCGGAGACTCGCCACGCCCCCGCATCAGGTACAGCTATTTTGCTCCGCTGCCAGCAGGGCGCCGCTCCTCCGCCAACGCCATCGGGGGGGTGGGCGGGGCGGAGTGGGTGCTGCGCGAATGGGGCGCCTGCTCACGCAGCTGCGGGGGCGGGGAGCAGAGGCGTGACATTCTCTGCCTGGACTCTCGCGGCCGTCCGAGCTCAGAGTGCCCTGCCGAGCTACGCCCACCCCTCGCCCGGCCCTGCGCCGCCCAGCCCTGCCCTTCCTGGAGCTTGGGGGCATGGTCTCCGTGTTCGGCAAGTTGTGGGCGGGGCTTTCGCAGGCGAGCGCTACAGTGCCTCAGCTATGACGGCCGGTCCCTCGACCACGGGAGCTGCGACGCCAAGAGGCGACCCCAACCCCTGCTAGCCCTCTGCAGCCTGGGCTCCTGTTAG
- the LOC108931713 gene encoding amyloid-beta A4 protein-like encodes MVGARAALLLLLLALIVVSALGLEVPTDGSPGLQLEPQVAMFCGKPNMHMNVQSGSWESDPSGTKSCIRTKEGILQYCQEVYPELQVTNVVEANQPISIQNWCKKGRKQCRSHVHIVVPYRCLVGEFVSDALLVPDRCKFMHQERTDQCESHLHWHTVAKESCGDHSMNLHDYGMLLPCGIDRFQGVEFVCCPSEAEPSWDGERPDESQSDVWWGTAEADYGDSSMRQEVEPAGQKEVESVPGDAEYKEEEREDLDKDGDGEEDADGDLDGDGDEDEDDVGIADIGDRGGGISMTTTTTTTTTTESVEEVVRVPTTVPSPPDAVDRYLKTPGNENEHAHFQTAKESLEAKQREKMSQVMREWEEAERRAKNLPRADKKAVIEHFQEKVELLEREAASERQQLVETHMARVEALLSDRRRLALQSYLASLQVPTPRPRQVFVLLRKYLHAEQKDRQHTQKHFEHLRMVDPKKASQIRPQVLTHLRVIEERMNQSLALLYKVSGVADEIRDQVDKLVQREQAEVSQQRSSLLCYGNDAPMPNLPRSPTPMDLLPLREGGVGFIHPESFGLANTENQRSGLKADIIPEVRLETEERQSAAFEVHHQKLVFFAEDMGSNKGAVIGLMVGGVVIATIIITTLVMLRKKQYTFIHHGIVEVDAAVTPEERHLTRMQQNGYENPTYKFFEQMHN; translated from the exons ATGGTGGGGGCCCGCGCggctctcctcctgctcctgctcgcGCTGATCGTCGTCTCGGCTCTGGGGCTTGAG GTGCCGACTGACGGCTCGCCGGGCCTGCAGCTAGAGCCTCAGGTGGCCATGTTCTGCGGGAAGCCCAACATGCACATGAACGTTCAGAGCGGTAGCTGGGAGTCGGACCCCAGCGGGACCAAGAGCTGCATCCGCACCAAAGAGGGCATCCTGCAGTACTGCCAGGAG GTGTATCCTGAGCTCCAGGTTACCAACGTGGTGGAGGCCAACCAGCCAATCAGCATCCAGAACTGGTgcaagaaaggaaggaaacagTGCAGGAGCCACGTGCACATCGTTGTGCCCTACCGCTGTCTCG tCGGGGAGTTTGTGAGCGACGCCCTCCTCGTTCCAGACAGGTGTAAGTTCATGCACCAGGAGCGCACGGACCAGTGTGAGAGTCATCTGCACTGGCATACAGTGGCCAAGGAG TCCTGCGGGGACCACTCCATGAACCTCCACGACTACGGGATGCTGTTGCCGTGCGGCATCGACCGTTTCCAGGGGGTGGAGTTTGTGTGCTGCCCATCGGAGGCGGAGCCCAGTTGGGACGGCGAGCGGCCGGACGAGTCGCAGTCGGACGTGTGGTGGGGCACCGCCGAGGCTGACTACGGAGACAGCAG CATGCGGCAGGAGGTGGAGCCTGCAGGGCAGAAAGAGGTGGAGTCTGTCCCGGGAGATGCGGAGTACAAGGAAGAGGAGCGGGAGGATCTGGACAAGGACGGCGATGGCGAGGAGGACGCCGACGGAGACCTGGACGGTGATGGCGACGAAGACGAGGATGACGTTGGCATAGCTGACATAGGTGACCGCGGAGGCGGCATTTCCATGACAACCACAACGACCACGACCACGACCACAGAATCTGTGGAGGAAGTGGTACGAG TGCCCACCACTGTCCCGAGCCCCCCCGATGCCGTGGACCGCTACCTGAAAACCCCCGGCAACGAGAACGAGCACGCTCACTTCCAGACGGCCAAGGAGAGCTTGGAGGCAAAACAACGTGAGAAGATGTCGCAG GTGATGAGGGAGTGGGAGGAGGCCGAGCGGCGGGCCAAGAACCTCCCTCGCGCCGACAAAAAGGCAGTCATCGAG CACTTCCAGGAGAAGGTGGAGCTACTGGAGCGCGAGGCAGCCagcgaaaggcagcagctcgtgGAGACACACATGGCGCGTGTGGAGGCCCTGCTCAGCGACCGCCGCCGCCTGGCACTCCAAAGCTACCTGGCATCCCTGCAGGTCCCCACCCCCAGG CCCCGTCAGGTGTTCGTCCTACTCAGGAAGTACCTGCACGCCGAGCAGAAGGACCGCCAGCACACTCAGAAGCACTTTGAACACTTGCGCATGGTGGACCCTAAGAAGGCCTCTCAGATCCGGCCTCAG GTGCTCACCCACCTGCGAGTGATCGAGGAGCGCATGAACCAGTCGCTGGCGCTGCTGTACAAGGTTTCTGGAGTCGCTGACGAGATCCGGGACCAAGTGG ACAAGCTGGTGCAGCGGGAACAGGCCGAAGTGTCGCAGCAGCGCTCGTCCCTCCTCTGCTATGGCAACGACGCCCCGATGCCTAACCTGCCCCGGAGCCCCACCCCCATGGACCTGCTGCCCCTGAGGGAGGGCGGAGTCGGCTTCATCCACCCCGAGAGCTTCGGCTTGGCCAACACAGAGAACCAGC GATCTGGACTGAAAGCAGACATCATTCCGGAAGTGCGTCTTGAGACGGAGGAGCGGCAAAGTGCCGCGTTTGAAGTGCACCATCAAAAACtg gtgttctttGCCGAGGACATGGGCTCCAATAAGGGAGCCGTCATCGGGCTGATGGTGGGAGGGGTCGTCATAGCAACCATCATCATTACCACTTTGGTGATGCTGAGGAAGAAGCAGTACACGTTCATCCATCATGGCATCGTCGAG GTGGATGCAGCCGTGACCCCAGAAGAGCGCCACCTGACGAGGATGCAGCAGAATGGCTATGAAAACCCCACCTACAAGTTCTTTGAGCAAATGCATAACTGA